The Prunus dulcis chromosome 3, ALMONDv2, whole genome shotgun sequence genome segment GTGGAGATCATATCTCCTTAAATCTATCAAAAGGGGAGATCTTCAATCGTTCCCAATGTTGGGATCAGAGAGTGGTTATGGGCCTCAGTCACTGTGCTGAGTATCAGGGACCAAGTAGCAAGACGACACCTGGCTTGGATGTGAAGCGCAATAAATGCTCCATTTCAGCTCCCATGGTGGTATTAAGTGTGTGAAGTGACCTGGTTTGACAGGAATTTAGTCTGGTTGAAATACGAGCACTTCTGTCTTTTTGGTCACATGACATTACAGTGGATCCGGGGCTGCCAATCCGGTCAGGTCGGTGCATGTGCACCCCAACTTTGGCCGGGCTGCGTCCCTTGATAAGCTCAACTATAAGGCCCATTAGCAGTACTTGGGGTGGCCAACTCGGTCAGGTTAGTATATGAATGTCCCAACCTTAATTGGCCACGTGGTGTTCTCTGATAGGCTCTACATGACCTCTTGATCCATGAGACCTGAATTCCCCAATAACCCCTCAAAACCATACTAATCAAAGATTACCACCACCAGGTTATTGTCTTTCTCTTCGACCATCAAAGTTGGGCTTCAATGATTTTTCTCTTTACATACAGGTACAGCCACCAAAACCAATACTTACATGAAATGGGTATCCCCtttcatacaagtttttctaCAATCACACGTGGAAACAAGTACAAAGACATGTCTAATTTGGACCTCgatatttctttatttggtaCACCGCAGACCGCACACAAAGAATACCCGATGTTAAGGTCATGTTTCCCCAAAAGAACACAAATACAAGACCTTTTCCTCCTCTGTCAGTCTCAGCTCATTATAAGCCAATGATTCATGGATTCTTTTCAACAGATTGGAAATTTTGAACCAACCAGAGCCCAACAACTAAATTGGGGTTTAGTCAAAACTATCTACATGAGAATCATACATTTATCCTTTCCCACTATACCCCTTTCCTTTTCCCACAATTACACTTACAGACAGACACACACAGATATATAGAACTcaagaaaattgaattaaCCCACCTAAATTAAGATTAACAGTCATTtatcatcataatcatcatcCCTAATTAAATCCACCGAGCAAAGCACCTGCTTTGACCTGAGTCACCTCACAACTGAAGCTCCACCATTTCCACCACCACCCGAACCTCCACTATTCCCAACCCTAACTCCTCCACTTCCCATACCCATATGATGTTGTTGATACCCACCACCAGAATCGTACACGTGTccctgatgatgatgatgatgatgattaccCATCATCACCATTCCACCATAAACCCCATTAtacccaccaccaccgccgCTTGACCCTGAGGTTacaccgccaccgccaccgccacctcCACCGGAAGTCCCCCCACCGCCTCCGCCTGCACTATCCTTGTCTCTGCCGCCCATGATGGTCTTCTCGCCCTCAAGCTCCCGATACTTCTGCAGATAAACCTTGAGCGGCTCCACGTACTCCTCGAACCCTAGCGTCGTCATCGCCCAGAGCAAATCGTCGCCGttgatcgtcttcctcttctccCTCTGGCACTTGTCGGAGGCCTCTCCGGTGACGAAGCTGATAAATTCCGACACGCACTCCTGCACCGTCTCCTTCGCGTCCTTCGAGATCTTCGCGTTCGCCGGCAGCGCCTTCTTCATGATCCGGCTCACGTTAGCGATCGGCAGGAATCGGTCCTGTTCACGCGCCGACAGCTCCCCGCCCTGCGCGTGGCTGCCGTCGTTGTTCCCGCCCGAGTCGTTGTCCGAATCGGCCATATCGGGGGTCTCTGGCGCCTCGGATGGACTGCGTCGGAGAGCGATGAGGGAGGAGAGGCAGAGGTGTTGGGGTCCGTTGGATCTAGAGGGGTAATAATGCATCGGGAGTGACACGTGGATCGTTCTGGGCCGGCTGTTTCTCGATAAGTTGTGAGTTAGGTGGGGGGTTTTGGGTTGTTGGATTGGAGTGTGGGGTGTTGGATCTAACGGCAGTGGAAGTGACACGTATGCTGCTGTCCGTTTTGAGAATCTTCAGGCGGCTGCTGGGAATTAGCTCTAGGCTGTAGCCGAGTCGAACAAAGTATAAAAGTCAAATCTGTACCGTTGATTCCACCGGTTTCCACACGTGGTCTTCCTTGTAGCCGTTACTGAAAGCCGCGGCTAACATAGCAAGCAGTTGAGACTGTAGAATCTCTCGGAAATATAACCCTCATCTCAACAACATGAGAAGAACGATAGAGATatcactattttgctatttccATCAAATCACGTTCTAACATGTGAAATTTCTATTACGTTGAGATAGAATATGATTGACtaacaataacaaaatagtgttatcTTAAATTCTCCGTGACATACAATACAAATTTTTCTCCACAAGTATATTATTTCGATTGAATTGAAAACTTTTTATGTTCTTAAACTAACACAACTCATGTCTAGCTTCGATCCAAATCTGATTTCTAATATTAAAGTATAAAACTATAACAAACACCACTAATTTAAAGCTATAAAACAATGGAGTCTATGCCAATTTGGTCTAGTGAAGTATTAATCTTCACTTTCTTTTAAATCTCAAGAAATGTAGCTAttgaatattaaaaaaacaaaagcaaaaacaatagattgaaaagaaaaggtcaagaaatttgagaaataTTTGTGGGTAAAGTAGGTGTAAAACCTTCTGCCTTGAGTTGAGCAGGAGATGGAGAAGGTAACAATTTGGATAAGGTGCAATATGGGCAGCCATATGCCCCTTCACTATGTGCCAAAAGTCCTTGTGGGAACATTCAGAACCTTCAATATAACTAATAAGAACTTTGCAATTTCTACTAGTTTAAGCTTGAAATAAGTTGGATTGATGGGCTGAACCTTATCATACAACTAGTTGCAAAATGCAGAATATTGAATCATGAATATGATGCTAACAATAATTGTACTATTCTACATGCGTCTCTCTCCCATCAAGCGAATCGATACTAATCGAAGAAATAGAAATTACCCTATTTGTTTAATGATAAATGtgaagtgaaaaagaaaaaagaagagggatTGCCGTTGGGAATGAAATTCTACTATTTGTactttttcatataaaaaaatagagagataTTTTCTCTACAAATTTCATAAgaaaattttccatattgAAGGAGGGTTGAACTTCActaagataaaagaaaaaatgattgAGAGAAGTGATTCCAAGTTTTACTGCTTGATCCTGCAATGGAATTTGAAGTGGCCATGGAGTGATTAAAAGCACAATCAACTGTAAATTTAGTCTGAATTGACCTACTTTTTATGGACATTGAGCAATTGGCATAGAAGGTAAAACAAAAGTCAGAACTTGTACTGATCTCAGTCAAAAAAATGAGATCTTGTCAAATATTTGTTCAGAatcattaagaaaaaagagagtataCATTAATCTGAAGATCTGATCCAGTTAATAATTGATGATTAATGCATTAATTGCATGTGCAAATAGTCAACATCTAGTTTATTGATTTAACAAAAGGTTGAATCTTAATCCTGAATTGTCCTTCAGAATCCAGAAAAGTGATAGAAGAGATCTAAATGGTGACCATTGTGGCCATATAGACAGCAAAAAGAGGTTCTgcagaaaaggaaaagcaagTGGGAAttccatcaaaatcaaatgttttttttttcacctttGAAATCTTAATACTTTAATTTAATGTGCATTAGGAGAAAGTAAAGTGGCATAGTACAAATGCTTTAATGGGGTATCCAAAGTTTGTCAAAAAGCAGAAGCTTCACAGTGCACAACAATATAACACAAAGTAGCAAAAGCACAGAAGCATGTAACTTTCAATCAAAATCCAGGGAGGATCAAAAACTTAAATATGGTGAACTCTGAAAAAAGGGTAACTCAAGCTTCAATCTCAAACCTTGAACACTTGATAGAGCCCATGGACAAGTCGATTTCGATCAAGTTTTCTTCCTCATTCATCTCATTGATCTCAGCTAAGAGCTCCAATAGAGTATGCTGTTGGAAAATGGACTGGTGTGACAAACCTGGCCTTTTCTGCTGCAGATTAAAGATTGACTCTTGTTCCTTATGACCAACATAGTATCCGCCNNNNNNNNNNNNNNNNNNNNNNNNNNNNNNNNNNNNNNNNNNNNNNNNNNNNNNNNNNNNNNNNNNNNNNNNNNNNNNNNNNNNNNNNNNNNNNNNNNNNTAATCCAAAACCAcctttaattttataatgGGAATGGCACATCCCATGCCTTTAATTCCAATCGAGGGTTTGGAGGAATACTAgttatctttctttttatcttcccttttttttaaaaaagaaaaaagaaaaaaagaaatataattatattagaTCAATAGGAAAATAGAGTACATATGATGTAGACTGTAAAGAGAGTCATCCTAATAGCAATATAGCAGACATCGGGAAAAACTTCTTTGGTGACCTGAGccagttgaaaatttaaaataatctaGAGAAAATCACTCtcaaaaatcatttttctatAACCTTTCTACTGTCATAATTTCCTCAAATCTAATCCAACGACATCAAACATATAATTGGCCACTAAACGACACGATTATCCTAAAGGGACTAAGAACATCCAGCATACTCAACTAAAGTGTCTGAaattatgagaagaaaaaaacacatacaaaCTCATAGAGTTTCCGAAGTTTATTTAATTCAGTTTATGTTGCGTGTATTTTACTCTCATATAAATCTATGTATTTAATGCAAATTACTAATATTTCACTTGTGAACGGAATAAATAGTTTATAAACACATAAATACACAGATTTATTTGTGGGTGAAATATACGATAATATCCAAATGATGGTTATAAATTAATCAAGCAAATtaaagcaaattttttttgttttgttttaaagcAAAATGAATGGCCTTATTAATGCAGTAAACGACACGGCGCAGAGGAGTTGCAGAAGATGACGTTAAAAACGACAAAAACTTGTCACGATGAAGTACGCAAATGTTTTTTATATGTAGAGGGTTTGAAAGCCATTTGAGAAACCCCACAAAACAAACTCAGTGTTTCCTTCCAcagtgagaaagaaagagagtcAACAACTCCTCTGTTCCAATCACAAGCAATTCCACTGTTCCATCCATCCATGGCTCTGGTGCAAGGCAAATGGATCAAGGTCTCTTCCCTACTTCCCATTCAAGTTTCTAGCTCTGTTTTAGATCAtcattttgcaattttttttttaagagtaACTCAAATTGTGATAAAATCTTGATTTATACTGTTTCAAGAAATGGTTATCCAACTTGTGTGgtgcatcttcttcttttgggtACTGCAAATgtggtttattttatttatttaatcagaggacaaaaaaaaaaaagtttggccTCTTCGGTTAAAGATTGGGTCTTctttaaaatcaatgaaaacaCTTAAAAATCTCCTGTGTGTGCATCAGTTTTAACAGATTGGATGAAAATTCTCTACTTGGTTTAGATCTAAAGACAATTGGTATATAATTTGCTGTAACATGTGACTTAGGAAGATATTGTTAGGTCATAtttttaagagagagagagagagagagatttgtaAATGTGATACAAACAGTTTTATTCATCTTATTTGCATATGCAAATCTTGTACTATTGTTTTTCAGCTTGATCAAAAGGGTACTGGGCCTGGAGCAAGAAGCTCACATGCCATTACCCTAGTAGGACAGAAGGGCTATGTTTTTGGTGGCGAATTCACGCCACGTGTCCCCGTCGACAACAAACTCCACGTGTTTGACCTCAAGGAGCTGACGTGGTCTGTGATCGAGGGAACCGGTGATGTCCCGCCGCCACGTGTTGGTGTGACATTGGTAGCCGTTGGACAAATCATCTATGTTTTTGGTGGCAGGGACTATGACCACAACGAGCTCAATGAGCTCTATTCCTTTGACACATCTACAAACAACTGGACCCTAATTTCTAGTGGGGACATTGGGCCCCCTCATCGGAGCTACCACTCCGTGACAGCCGATGACCGCCATGTGTATATTTTTGGCGGCTGCGGTGTGGCCGGCCGCCTTAATGATCTATGGGCCTACGACGTGGTTGATAAAAAATGGATCCAATACCCAAAACCGGGTGACAATTTGAAAGGGAGAGGCGGGCCTGGCCTGCTAGTGGTTGAAGGGAAAATATGGGTTGTGTATGGCTTTGCTGGAGAGGAAGCTGACGATGTGCACACCTTCGACCCAGCCCAtggtgagtggacccaaatTGAGACAAGCGGCGAGAAACCAACGGCTCGGAGTGTATTCTCTACGGTAGCAATCGGAAAATACATAGTTATATACGGTGGGGAAGTGGACCCTAGTGACTTGGGCCACATGGGTGCTGGGAAATTTGCTGCTGAGGTCTATGCACTGGACACAGAGACATTGGTGTGGAAGAGGTGGGATGATGGGCTGGGCTCGGCCCATCATCCCGGCCCTCGCGGGTGGTGCGCATTTGCCCGTGGGCACTGGGACGGAGAAGTGGGCCTTTTGGTGTATGGCGGGAACTCACCAACTAATGATCGCCTTGgtgatattttcttcttcactcCTTATTTGGAAGCAAATGGTAAATGATTAGATATGGTGATGCATGAGAGTGAGAGTGGTGATGTTAGCTTAATGTCATGTACTGGAAAATGGAACTATGGTATGGGTATGTATATTTGTGTGTAATAAAATCTAGACATGACTTTGTGTATGTCAGAATAGGGTTGtatttccttttctattttctttcttttttgcttctgATTTGGTAGACTTCAGAACCCATATGAATCTGATTTGAATTTGGCCTCACACCGATATCAATCTTGTtactgttttgttttggaaacaaaaaagaaacatgttAAACATTGGAGGATCTTCATCTGTCTTGATACTACCAATCTTAATGTGAAagttgaaaataattatttggtCTAGCGACATCTGTGTTTAAGGAAATTGTAAATTTCAATATCGTTGttgaataaacaaaattattacaGTCTGTCATTGAGTTCAAGCTAATTCTTATGAGCTTCATTCTTCTAAAACATAACATATTGGattgttgtttattttattaagttaTGTCCCAACACACCAAATAACACTCATAACTCTAATTGAAATAGTCTAGTTCCACTCTCCAAACGTTGAATATGTATACACTTTAATTACCCTTCAAGTCAGATTTTAAATGGTATAATATGCAATTTAATTGTAATACACAATACATTTTTTtacattaaattattttttcgaatcaaatgaagaagaaaaaaaaaaaaatcagttttcCCACAAACAAGACCTCTCAAGCCAATCACATAAGCAAAACCCCAACgcacaaactcaaaacaacCATACCCAATCTCCCACCGTCCAATCCCGCGTCTCCATTCTTATCACTATCAGCCGTTTGATCGTTCGAATCATCAGATCCCGGCGCGTCAGCAGAATCATCCGGCCCCTCAGCCACCTCCTTCGGCGCAGGCGCCGTCTTCACCTTGAACAGCTCCGTCGGCTGCAAGACCTTGTTCACCTTGTAAATCACCAGAGGCTCCTCGTCGATCAATGTCCCCGTTATCTTCGCCGTCACGACCTCCGTCTCCAAGCTGACGATCTCGCCGTCATTTTGGACGGTGAAATCGAACTTGTTGGCCTTGTCGGTGGCCAGGGTGTTGACGAGGCCGTTGTTGGACTTGAGCATCTGGAGGGACTGGTACACAGGGATGCCGTGGTAGAGCAGCAACGACACCTTTTGGGATGTCGTTAGGTTTTTGTACTTGGGAAGGAAGCCGTTGATGACGGCGTCCGTCGGGCAAAACACCGTTAGGCCTCCGTCAATGTTGGTCTCGAAGGTCGTGTCTGCTCCCGATGAGATCAGCAAGTCGGCGAAGGCTTTGCAGCCTTGCTTTGATAGGATCGCCGTTAGGTTCAGCTGGCTTGGCCCTGCGGTTGGCGCCTCAGCTTCCGCCGAAGTTAATACCTGAAACGCAGTCGTTTCATGTGATATTGTTAAACGCAGTCGTTTCATGTCTACTATATACTGTACCTTTGTCTAGTGGCCAAAATGAAGTGTACCAAAGCAAGTTGGAATTCGATATTTCTTAAAATCAAACAAGAATCAAAGTACCAGCATATGTTGGGAATTTTTGAGGTCTTGTGGGGGAGAATTCGTGTCCTTTGCTTAAGTATCTAGtaagaatttgatttgagaaCTTCATAACATACTGAGTTTACCACTACACATTGTAACACATTTTACACgtgtgtatgtatgtattCTATCTTGTTATGGTAGTATATTGTCggtgtaaatttttttttcgtacggattttaatttaaatgtGTGATTCatattcacagtttaataataTAAGTTAATAGGTAGTGTTAATAATATAAGTTAATAGGTAGTGTTAATTTTGATCTAGTAGTATTAATTTATCATCTATAAGGTTCATTCCTATCCCAAAATGATCCCAACCATTTACCTGACTGATTTGCAAGACGGAGATATTGTATGGAATCTCCTGCACAGACTTCACATAGAAGGAATTAAGCTTCCCATCATTGTCTTGAGCTCCAAAGCCGACTTTACCGCCCTTGAGGTTGGTGATGTTCACGTACCCCGAAGTCCCTGCCGCCGCCCCCGTGGCCTGGAACATGCTGCTAGCCAAGGTGGTGCCGTGGGTGATCTGGTGAAGTTTCTTGGCACCGAAGTAATCCACAAGAACATGGAGGGAAAGCACATTCTTTATGGTGTAGACAGAGAGTCCTTTGGAGAGGAGGGAAGACATGGCGGCATTGTCGATGGCGAGGACGGTGATGGTCTGGCGGCGGTTGATCTCTGTGGCGAGGTGGGTGAGGGTGAGGTAGTGGTTGAAGGAGGAGAGCTCTGGGTGTTTGGCGAGTATGCGCGTAATGTTATGTGCTTGGGATGTggaggagaggaggaagaggaagagggcTGAGAGGGCTAGGCTGGAGGTGAGGGCTGGTGGGTGTGGCATTGTGGAAATGTGGAGGAGGGGAAGGGGAGTGGAGGTGGGTTTTGGGAAGGGGGAGGAatgggaagaagaaagagattgTGTGCGTATATGTGATGAGACTGAGGACTTATGAGTTATGCCAGCTTGGTTTAGGTAGGGGGTGAGGGCATATAATATTTTGATGGGTCCTTCTTGTGATGATGTATTGACAATTGTCAATTGTGCTTGTGAATTTGAGAGAATATATTTGGGGATCAAATTGATCAGACAATTTTCTACCTATAGACTCTCTATTGTTGGGTCAAATTGAAATCTGAAGTTGTGATTGATCCATAATGGTTGAAACATGAAAGGGAAAGGGACCACATGATTTATCAAATCctcattaaaagaaaaaaatcagagCAAAAATGCGGTTCAATTAATGATATGCAAATTGTCAATGCACACTTATTCTCAAGACCAGAAGATTTTAGTTGTTGGTACACTACTTTTCAAAGATCAAGCTTGTTTAAGTGCATAGAATTTGAATTACGGACTTTTGGATAGTCGTTCAAAGTGATTAAAAGTAGAGTACCTCTATATTCGAAGTATTGTGTTCGAATTATccctctatatatatatatatatatatatataaagactTTTGCTTCCGATGGATCACTAAGTTTGAACAAACGGGatgtcaaaattaaaaagatagaAGCATAAGTAAGATGATTTGAATATAAAGTAGATGAAATGGCAACATCAGTGTCCTCATGCATATGGCCAAAGAGAAAACTACGCCCCTGCATGAGTTGATTAAGCCATAGGGCCCCTGATtagcataaaaaacaaagagaaagggTTTAATTAAGCAAACTACATGTGTCGGCAGCAGTGTGCTCCAGAAAAGCCAGACTGGTTTGAAGAGAGAAACTAGTTGAGTTTAGGCTACATGGACAGCGATGGCTGATCCcctaaagaaaaatacaaataataaaaacatttcaataatattttgatgggtagcattttcttttcatattctGTTGGATCCAGGCtgttcttgtttgttttgtttgatggtCGCAATGTCGTCTCTTTACAagataaaattgattattctTTTGTTCCCATTTCCCATGTTCCGACGGTCCATCTCTTGTGTGATTCTTCATAATGCAAACTTAAACATCATTGCGCTTTTTGATTAATCACATTTAGAGGTAACACTGTGAATAAGTTTCCGTCTAGAAGAATGAGACTCATAAGGATTGATTTGAACGTAATTCCAATACAATCCAAATCGAGCCACTAaattagagcatctccaactcATATGTTAAATTGCCACATggacatgaaatgaaaaaaattgaaggttaAAGTTGCTCCAACCGAGTAGTCAAATCCTACATGGATTTGAAGGCCGAAAGaaatatgtcaaaaataacatatcaaaaagattgatgttaaatatttttttagttatgGACCTCACTATCATTTACTCTCTTTTAAAACTTAATGCATCATATGGATCCCATTTGCTTttaaaactataataaaataatatgatatttggtATTTCAAGtggagttaaatttttttcaaaatatcaaattgcTACATAAActattaaaatcaaattttacattttagaTTTGACATCTCGGTTGGAGAGTGAAAAAATAGATGCTTGTATTTCAGTGGAAAAGTAGGTGGTTTGCTTTGCTTGTTTAGTGGTGTAGGCATAAAATGCTAGGGAGACCAACTTTAGATACCAACTCTCTAATAGAGTGTGTAACCCATTGTAttggtgggctccacctctaatatatatatatatatatatatatgtgtacgACCATGCATGACTTCAGTGGTGTATGCCCAATTTGTTCAAAGAAAAACCAGAGCAAATGAAAAAGCAACATAGGCATTTCCCATCTTTATTCTAGGTCCAAAGGGGCAGAGTgacagaagagaaaagaacGAGAAACCCTGTATCTTCTAGTGAAGGAAATCTGCATTTTACTCTTTTAGTTAAGAGCATATTCAAGAGGGGgtccaaagcggacaatatcgtttTACGGCGGAGTCGATctcgggatgtgacaatttggtatcagagtcACTCTGTCATGTGGTACGaatgtgccgacgaggacgtcagGCCTCCTAAGGGGGTtagattgtaacatcccacatcgaccacagagagggggtgatgtgccttatatgtatatgtccgcctccatctagcactaggccttttgggagctcactggcttcggagtcattggaattccgaagttaagcgagttggggctagagcaatcccaggatgggtgacccattgggaagttgctcgtgagttcccagaaacaaaaccgtgagggcagagagaggggcccaaagcggacaatatcgtgctacggcggagcagATCCCCATCAATTGGTATCAAAGCTATGGCTCAAGATCTGCTTTATCGGGGAGGTTTTTGGATAGAGGGTCGTGTTAACAACTACAACGACAATGACATGGAGGAAATTAGTAGGATGCTACAGTAACTTACGGAATGCATTGCTCGCATTGAAGCTCGAACCTAGATAGGTAAGAGTTCTGACGGGGAAGGATGTGTGAACCCTTATCTGAACAGAGTAGCTTGCATCGACACTCTAAGCCATGGGAGTCTCGATGGGGAGTACAAGGGAGATAGCCCTTTTCATTATTGCGCTCCGTTGTGTGAGTCAAGTAAAGAGGGGCACGGTTATTCTCATTGTGTCTTTGAATGTATAAATGAATTTCGTAATTTTTGTGCATCTTGTTATTCATCAAAGTTATTAAATTTGGATTTACCTCCAATATTTGATCCTTGCAACTGTGAAAATTGCAATGAAAAATGTCTGGGTGTTCAAAGCAATTTTGATAAGCAATTTATTGACCAGAACAGTGAAGAGATGAGAATTGAGAAAACTTTCGAAgatattattgattttatgagcattaatattttcacttggATGGTTGCCAaaaatttggttgattttgtCAATCAGTTGAAGATTCTAGAGAGAGACATTTGCATTGCTAGAGGGAGTAAGAAGccaaaaataactaaatattccaaatatatttttatttggaaagGAAGGTTTCAATTGGATGCTAAAAGATCCAGAATTAATATGAAGCAATTGAAGATTCTATTTGGATTTTCCTCAATCAAAGGCTTCAATTCGAGGACGAATTCTTTCCAACCATGGGAGTCTGATGCAGGAGCATAGGGGTGGATCAAGATAGATATTTaccatttaattatttatt includes the following:
- the LOC117623544 gene encoding nuclear transcription factor Y subunit B-3-like is translated as MADSDNDSGGNNDGSHAQGGELSAREQDRFLPIANVSRIMKKALPANAKISKDAKETVQECVSEFISFVTGEASDKCQREKRKTINGDDLLWAMTTLGFEEYVEPLKVYLQKYRELEGEKTIMGGRDKDSAGGGGGGTSGGGGGGGGGVTSGSSGGGGGYNGVYGGMVMMGNHHHHHHQGHVYDSGGGYQQHHMGMGSGGVRVGNSGGSGGGGNGGASVVR
- the LOC117623543 gene encoding nitrile-specifier protein 5-like; its protein translation is MALVQGKWIKLDQKGTGPGARSSHAITLVGQKGYVFGGEFTPRVPVDNKLHVFDLKELTWSVIEGTGDVPPPRVGVTLVAVGQIIYVFGGRDYDHNELNELYSFDTSTNNWTLISSGDIGPPHRSYHSVTADDRHVYIFGGCGVAGRLNDLWAYDVVDKKWIQYPKPGDNLKGRGGPGLLVVEGKIWVVYGFAGEEADDVHTFDPAHGEWTQIETSGEKPTARSVFSTVAIGKYIVIYGGEVDPSDLGHMGAGKFAAEVYALDTETLVWKRWDDGLGSAHHPGPRGWCAFARGHWDGEVGLLVYGGNSPTNDRLGDIFFFTPYLEANGK
- the LOC117622248 gene encoding fasciclin-like arabinogalactan protein 2, which codes for MPHPPALTSSLALSALFLFLLSSTSQAHNITRILAKHPELSSFNHYLTLTHLATEINRRQTITVLAIDNAAMSSLLSKGLSVYTIKNVLSLHVLVDYFGAKKLHQITHGTTLASSMFQATGAAAGTSGYVNITNLKGGKVGFGAQDNDGKLNSFYVKSVQEIPYNISVLQISQVLTSAEAEAPTAGPSQLNLTAILSKQGCKAFADLLISSGADTTFETNIDGGLTVFCPTDAVINGFLPKYKNLTTSQKVSLLLYHGIPVYQSLQMLKSNNGLVNTLATDKANKFDFTVQNDGEIVSLETEVVTAKITGTLIDEEPLVIYKVNKVLQPTELFKVKTAPAPKEVAEGPDDSADAPGSDDSNDQTADSDKNGDAGLDGGRLGMVVLSLCVGVLLM